The proteins below come from a single Methyloprofundus sedimenti genomic window:
- a CDS encoding winged helix-turn-helix domain-containing protein, translated as MKKPTIITKKPASKAEQPAKVVATKTSPEKPIETVAAKASTEKLAKSTVVTKTAPKKKPVSAKKAQVVAPKAIAEIPVKTIPERIGLTAGSIWHYLEKNGATSVAKLLRELEEEEKIIQRSIGWLAQEGKITIDTTNRIEMITLKD; from the coding sequence ATGAAAAAACCAACTATCATCACCAAAAAACCAGCGTCTAAAGCCGAACAACCCGCTAAAGTCGTTGCAACTAAAACATCACCTGAAAAGCCGATTGAAACCGTAGCGGCTAAAGCATCAACTGAAAAGCTTGCTAAAAGCACAGTAGTAACCAAGACAGCACCTAAAAAAAAGCCAGTCTCGGCTAAAAAGGCTCAAGTCGTGGCTCCCAAGGCCATTGCTGAGATCCCGGTAAAGACCATTCCTGAACGCATCGGGCTGACAGCAGGCAGCATTTGGCATTATCTGGAAAAAAATGGCGCAACCTCTGTTGCAAAATTGCTTAGGGAGCTTGAGGAAGAAGAAAAAATTATTCAGCGCAGTATTGGCTGGTTAGCTCAGGAAGGCAAAATAACTATCGACACGACTAACAGGATTGAGATGATCACATTGAAAGATTAG